The Methanocaldococcus jannaschii DSM 2661 genome has a segment encoding these proteins:
- a CDS encoding OBG GTPase family GTP-binding protein, which translates to MGIEEEIRRIEEELKKTPYNKATQKHIGRLKAKLAKLREQAQSRGGGGGGKGYAVKKSGDATAAFVGFPSVGKSTLLNKLTNAKSEVGAYAFTTLTIVPGILEYKGAKIQLLDAPGIIVGASSGKGRGTEVLSAVRSADLILLTVDIYTLDHLPVLEKELYNVGIRLDQTPPDVKIKVKERGGINVSSTVPLTHIDEDTIEAILNEYRIHNADVVIREDITLEQFIDVVAGNRVYIPSLVVVNKIDLADEEYLKYIKQKLEEFGKDYILVSGNKGINLDLLKEKIYEKLGFIKIYLKPQGKKPDFDEPLIMRRGATVKDVCEKLHKDFVRNFRYAQVWGKSAKHPGQRVGLDHKLEDGDILTIVIKR; encoded by the coding sequence AATTAAAAAAGACACCATATAACAAAGCCACACAGAAACACATTGGTAGGTTAAAGGCTAAATTAGCTAAGTTGAGAGAGCAGGCTCAGAGTAGAGGGGGAGGTGGAGGAGGAAAGGGCTATGCTGTAAAGAAAAGTGGAGACGCTACAGCTGCCTTTGTAGGATTTCCATCTGTTGGGAAATCAACCCTGCTAAATAAATTAACAAATGCTAAATCGGAAGTTGGGGCTTATGCTTTCACTACTTTAACAATTGTTCCAGGTATATTAGAATATAAGGGAGCTAAAATTCAGCTTTTAGATGCTCCTGGAATTATTGTTGGTGCTTCATCAGGGAAAGGTAGGGGGACAGAGGTTTTATCTGCAGTAAGAAGTGCTGATTTGATTTTATTAACAGTTGATATCTACACATTAGACCACCTACCAGTGCTTGAAAAAGAACTCTACAATGTTGGAATTAGATTAGACCAAACTCCTCCAGATGTTAAAATCAAAGTTAAGGAGAGAGGAGGGATTAACGTTAGTTCAACCGTTCCATTAACCCATATCGATGAAGATACAATTGAAGCAATATTAAATGAATATAGGATACACAACGCAGATGTTGTTATAAGGGAGGATATAACCTTAGAGCAGTTTATTGATGTTGTAGCTGGAAACAGAGTTTATATCCCTTCTTTGGTGGTAGTTAATAAGATAGACTTAGCTGATGAGGAGTATCTAAAATATATAAAACAAAAGTTAGAGGAATTTGGTAAGGATTATATCTTAGTTTCTGGTAACAAAGGAATTAACTTGGATTTATTGAAAGAGAAAATCTATGAGAAATTGGGTTTTATAAAGATTTATCTAAAACCACAGGGGAAAAAGCCAGACTTTGATGAACCACTAATTATGAGAAGAGGAGCTACTGTAAAAGATGTTTGTGAAAAACTGCATAAAGATTTCGTTAGAAATTTCAGGTATGCCCAAGTTTGGGGGAAGTCAGCAAAGCATCCAGGGCAGAGAGTTGGATTAGACCATAAATTAGAGGATGGAGACATTTTAACAATTGTCATAAAGAGATAA
- a CDS encoding HsdM family class I SAM-dependent methyltransferase: MEKISFVETPKEIAELMINLSTIPKNGLVLDTGCGKGIFLEVLREFGYKNCVGIEIDKDLYNHCKAKFDEFEIILGDYLSYNFKEKFDLIIGNPPYAHFNSLPEFIKKEVKRIIGTSEGDIYYAFIIKSINLLKDGGELIYIVPYHFFYNTYAKIVRDNILKHGKLEIIIDLDEVRLFKNENPETIIFKFKKGEFNHKSEKIDVIRIISKKVKLKEIKEKAINVLNAKKSNDIFEYMEIPHYTTPETLVYLFYKNPRFSSCVIKGYSKSWSGLSFWI, translated from the coding sequence ATGGAGAAGATTAGCTTTGTTGAAACTCCAAAAGAAATAGCTGAATTAATGATAAATCTTTCTACAATCCCAAAAAATGGATTAGTGTTAGACACTGGATGCGGAAAAGGAATATTTTTAGAGGTATTAAGAGAATTTGGATACAAAAATTGTGTGGGTATTGAAATAGATAAAGATTTATACAACCACTGCAAGGCAAAATTTGATGAATTTGAGATAATTTTAGGAGATTATTTAAGCTATAACTTTAAAGAAAAATTTGATTTAATTATTGGAAATCCTCCCTATGCCCATTTCAACAGTCTTCCAGAATTTATAAAAAAAGAAGTAAAACGGATTATAGGCACAAGTGAGGGGGACATTTATTATGCTTTCATTATAAAATCAATAAATCTTTTAAAAGATGGTGGAGAGTTGATTTATATTGTTCCATATCACTTTTTTTATAACACATATGCAAAAATTGTAAGAGACAACATTCTAAAACATGGAAAATTGGAAATAATTATTGATTTGGATGAAGTTAGGCTATTTAAAAATGAAAATCCTGAAACAATAATATTTAAGTTTAAAAAAGGAGAATTTAACCACAAATCTGAAAAAATTGATGTTATTAGAATTATCTCAAAAAAAGTTAAATTAAAAGAGATAAAAGAAAAAGCTATTAATGTGTTAAATGCAAAAAAATCAAACGATATTTTTGAATACATGGAAATTCCTCATTACACTACACCAGAAACCTTGGTCTACCTTTTTTACAAAAATCCCAGATTTTCCTCATGTGTTATTAAAGGATATAGCAAAAGTTGGAGTGGGCTTAGTTTCTGGATTTGA
- a CDS encoding class I SAM-dependent DNA methyltransferase — protein MGLVSGFDEAFLLNEDDISKLNEDEKQLIKNFVKAKNCKRFVVEGFVQYILIEDNLKDEEIFKTKYPNIYKKLLKFKDRMENRYLPKNKKWFNWQALRNYKFLIKNLNKKRIYVPTLDRKPYNRFSLGDDELLPSGDVIFIQPYNDDDIYFLLGYLNSSFFRNYYLANGGRRGGRVAFTQKLLENAKIPTFSDEVKEKIKNIVKDIIYNLKNGKDIENLERQIDYIIVSAINNNQFKGYQTTLKNLLKPKLKG, from the coding sequence GTGGGCTTAGTTTCTGGATTTGATGAGGCATTTTTATTAAATGAAGATGACATCTCAAAGCTAAATGAAGATGAAAAACAACTTATAAAAAATTTTGTTAAGGCAAAAAACTGTAAAAGGTTTGTAGTTGAGGGATTTGTTCAATATATATTAATTGAAGACAACCTAAAAGATGAAGAAATATTTAAAACCAAATATCCAAACATATATAAAAAATTGTTGAAGTTTAAAGACAGAATGGAGAATAGATACCTTCCAAAAAACAAAAAATGGTTTAATTGGCAGGCATTGAGAAACTATAAATTTTTAATAAAAAATCTAAATAAAAAACGAATATATGTTCCAACTTTAGACAGAAAACCATATAATAGGTTTAGTTTAGGAGATGATGAACTATTACCTTCAGGAGACGTTATATTTATCCAACCCTACAACGATGATGACATATACTTTTTGTTAGGATATTTGAACAGCTCATTTTTTAGAAATTATTATCTTGCAAATGGTGGAAGAAGAGGAGGGAGAGTGGCATTTACACAAAAGTTGTTAGAGAATGCAAAAATTCCCACGTTCTCAGATGAAGTTAAGGAGAAAATAAAAAATATAGTCAAGGATATTATCTACAACTTAAAAAATGGGAAAGATATTGAAAACTTAGAAAGACAAATTGATTATATTATAGTTTCAGCAATAAATAACAATCAATTTAAAGGTTATCAAACAACACTAAAAAACTTATTAAAACCAAAACTTAAAGGATGA
- the map gene encoding type II methionyl aminopeptidase: MEIEGYEKIIEAGKIASKVREEAVKLIXPGVKLLEVAEFVENRIRELGGEPAFPCNISINEIAAHYTPKLNDNLEFKDDDVVKLDLGAHVDGYIADTAITVDLSNSYKDLVKASEDALYTVIKEINPPMNIGEMGKIIQEVIESYGYKPISNLSGHVMHRYELHTGISIPNVYERTNQYIDVGDLVAIEPFATDGFGMVKDGNLGNIYKFLAKRPIRLPQARKLLDVISKNYPYLPFAERWVLKNESERLALNSLIRASCIYGYPILKERENGIVGQAEHTILITENGVEITTK; this comes from the coding sequence ATGGAGATTGAAGGGTATGAAAAGATTATAGAGGCAGGGAAAATAGCATCTAAAGTCAGAGAGGAGGCCGTAAAATTAATAARGCCAGGAGTTAAGCTATTAGAAGTTGCTGAATTTGTTGAAAATAGAATTAGGGAATTAGGAGGGGAGCCAGCATTTCCGTGCAATATATCAATTAATGAGATAGCAGCTCATTACACTCCAAAATTAAATGATAACTTGGAGTTTAAAGATGATGATGTTGTTAAATTAGATTTAGGAGCTCATGTCGATGGATATATAGCAGATACAGCTATAACAGTAGATTTATCAAACTCTTATAAAGATTTGGTAAAGGCATCTGAAGATGCACTATATACAGTTATTAAGGAGATAAACCCTCCAATGAACATTGGAGAGATGGGAAAGATTATTCAGGAGGTTATTGAGAGTTATGGTTATAAACCAATATCCAACCTCTCTGGACATGTGATGCATAGATATGAGTTGCATACAGGAATTAGTATTCCAAATGTCTATGAAAGAACCAATCAATATATAGATGTTGGAGATTTGGTGGCTATAGAGCCGTTTGCAACAGATGGCTTTGGAATGGTTAAAGATGGGAATCTTGGAAACATATATAAATTTTTAGCCAAAAGACCAATTAGATTGCCACAAGCAAGAAAACTTTTAGACGTTATATCAAAAAATTACCCTTATCTACCCTTTGCTGAAAGATGGGTTTTAAAAAATGAGAGCGAGAGGCTGGCTTTAAACTCGTTAATTAGGGCATCTTGCATTTACGGTTATCCAATATTAAAAGAGAGGGAGAATGGAATAGTTGGCCAGGCTGAGCACACAATATTAATAACTGAAAATGGTGTTGAGATAACAACAAAATAG
- the cobZ gene encoding alpha-ribazole phosphatase CobZ, with the protein MIIKKLEEFGITIDSLLDAGMDLYIGSNEERDRVKEKLKEILLKQLSNPNVSTLLIAAILLDNEGRANNLPFNYNEDPNYVYVDEVIGLAIANEIAGTKAIFNFRFYDAKKPGIIGELDRKGFMFLDDAIAGLLAGCMSKVFE; encoded by the coding sequence ATGATTATTAAAAAATTAGAGGAGTTTGGAATAACTATTGACAGCTTATTGGATGCTGGAATGGATTTATATATTGGGAGTAATGAAGAAAGAGACAGAGTTAAAGAGAAACTTAAGGAGATTTTGTTAAAGCAGTTGTCTAACCCTAATGTCTCAACTTTGTTAATTGCAGCAATTTTGTTGGATAATGAAGGCAGAGCTAACAATCTGCCATTCAACTACAACGAAGACCCAAACTATGTGTATGTTGATGAGGTTATTGGATTAGCTATAGCAAATGAGATTGCTGGAACTAAGGCAATATTTAACTTTAGATTCTATGATGCTAAAAAACCCGGAATAATTGGAGAGTTAGATAGGAAAGGCTTTATGTTCTTAGATGATGCTATAGCCGGTTTGTTGGCTGGGTGTATGAGTAAGGTGTTTGAATAA
- a CDS encoding acylphosphatase — MATTYELRIYGNVECAEFIDKVESLGKLLDVNGVVYVYKDSVRILANFPNEKKRQLFKEIIKDLEDDGGLIKVERIEERDLNTYIEFPNGLNKISTNELKEINKKLDKTISYLENIFNALEKQIKVSEEIRDILKDTFEV, encoded by the coding sequence ATGGCTACAACTTATGAGCTGAGAATTTATGGAAATGTGGAGTGTGCTGAATTTATAGATAAAGTTGAGAGTTTAGGAAAATTGTTGGATGTGAATGGGGTTGTTTATGTTTATAAAGACAGTGTTAGGATTTTGGCAAACTTTCCCAATGAGAAGAAAAGACAGCTTTTTAAGGAAATCATTAAAGATTTAGAAGATGATGGTGGGTTAATAAAGGTTGAAAGGATAGAAGAAAGAGATTTAAATACATATATTGAATTTCCTAATGGATTGAATAAGATTTCAACGAATGAGTTAAAAGAGATTAATAAAAAGTTGGATAAAACAATTAGCTATTTAGAGAATATTTTTAATGCCTTAGAGAAGCAAATAAAAGTTTCAGAGGAGATTAGAGACATATTGAAAGATACCTTTGAAGTTTAA
- a CDS encoding redox-regulated ATPase YchF: MIGLVGKPNVGKSTMFNALTEKPAEIGNYPFTTIQPNKGIAYITSPCPCKELGVKCNPRNSKCIDGIRHIPVEVIDVAGLVPGAHEGRGMGNKFLDDLRQADAFILVVDASGKTDAEGNPTENYDPVEDVKFLLNEIDMWIYSILTKNWDKLARRAQQEKNIVKALKDQLSGLNIDEDDIKMAIRDMDESPIKWTEEDLLNLAKKLRKISKPMIIAANKADHPDAEKNIERLKKEFKDYIVIPTSAEIELALKRAEKAGIIKRKENDFEIIDESKVNEQMRRAFDYIKDFLKKYGGTGVQECINKAYFDLLDMIVVYPVEDENKFSDKQGNVLPDAFLVKKGSTARDLAYKVHTELGEKFIYAIDAKKKIRVGADYELKHNDIIKIVSAAK, from the coding sequence ATGATTGGTTTAGTAGGGAAACCAAACGTAGGGAAATCAACAATGTTCAATGCTTTAACTGAAAAACCAGCAGAAATTGGAAATTATCCATTTACAACAATACAACCAAATAAAGGTATCGCTTATATAACAAGCCCCTGTCCTTGTAAGGAATTGGGAGTTAAGTGTAATCCAAGAAATTCAAAATGTATAGATGGGATTAGACATATTCCAGTTGAAGTTATAGATGTGGCTGGTTTAGTCCCAGGAGCACATGAAGGTAGAGGGATGGGAAACAAGTTTTTGGATGATTTAAGGCAAGCAGATGCATTTATATTGGTTGTTGATGCCTCTGGAAAGACAGATGCTGAAGGAAATCCAACAGAAAACTATGACCCAGTTGAGGATGTTAAATTCTTATTAAATGAGATAGATATGTGGATTTATAGCATTTTGACGAAAAATTGGGATAAGTTGGCAAGAAGAGCCCAACAAGAGAAGAACATAGTTAAAGCTTTAAAAGACCAATTAAGTGGATTGAATATAGATGAGGATGACATAAAGATGGCTATTAGAGATATGGATGAAAGCCCAATTAAATGGACTGAAGAAGATTTGCTAAACTTGGCTAAAAAGCTTAGAAAAATTTCAAAACCAATGATTATCGCTGCAAATAAGGCAGACCACCCGGATGCAGAGAAGAATATTGAAAGGCTAAAGAAAGAGTTTAAGGACTATATAGTTATTCCAACATCTGCAGAGATAGAGTTAGCTTTAAAAAGAGCTGAAAAGGCTGGAATTATAAAAAGAAAAGAAAATGACTTTGAGATAATTGATGAAAGCAAAGTGAATGAACAGATGAGGAGAGCTTTTGATTACATAAAGGACTTTTTAAAGAAGTATGGAGGAACTGGAGTCCAAGAATGCATAAATAAAGCTTATTTTGATTTGTTGGATATGATTGTTGTCTATCCAGTTGAAGATGAGAACAAATTTTCAGATAAGCAAGGAAATGTATTACCAGATGCATTTTTGGTTAAAAAAGGAAGTACTGCAAGAGACTTAGCTTATAAGGTGCATACAGAGTTGGGAGAGAAATTTATCTATGCAATAGATGCAAAGAAGAAGATTAGAGTAGGAGCTGATTACGAATTGAAGCATAATGATATTATTAAAATTGTCTCTGCCGCAAAATAA
- a CDS encoding EamA family transporter: MDTAIILGLLVAVFYGVGTFFAKIVCEKNPLFQWIVVNIVGIILCLIILLKYKNIIITDQKILTYAIISAVLVVIGSLLLYYALYKGKASIVVPLSSIGPAITVALSILFLKETLTLPQMIGIVLIIIGIILLSISN; the protein is encoded by the coding sequence ATGGATACAGCAATAATATTGGGACTTTTAGTGGCTGTGTTTTATGGGGTTGGGACATTTTTTGCGAAAATTGTCTGTGAAAAAAACCCTTTATTTCAATGGATAGTGGTAAATATAGTTGGGATTATATTATGTTTAATCATATTACTCAAATATAAAAATATAATTATTACTGACCAAAAAATTCTTACTTATGCAATAATATCAGCAGTCTTAGTAGTGATTGGTTCTCTATTGTTATATTATGCGTTATATAAAGGAAAAGCAAGCATTGTTGTGCCCTTATCATCAATAGGTCCAGCGATAACAGTAGCTCTGTCAATACTGTTTTTAAAAGAGACTCTAACACTTCCACAAATGATTGGGATAGTTCTTATAATTATTGGGATTATTCTCCTTTCAATATCTAATTAA
- the galU gene encoding UTP--glucose-1-phosphate uridylyltransferase GalU produces the protein MIRKAVIPVAGFGTRLLPITKAQPKEMLPVVNKPIVQYVVEDLVEAGVKDILFVTGKGKQAIENHFDVNYELECKLEKSGKYELLKIIKEIDRLGNIFYVRQKEQKGLGDAILYGEEFVGEEYFIAMVGDTIYSKNIVKDLIKAHEKYGCSVIALERVPKEDVYKYGVIDGEEIEKGVYKIKNMVEKPKVEEAPSNLIITGAYLLSPKIFEKIRETPPGRGGEIQITDAMNLLLKEEDIIGVEINCKRYDIGDALGWLKANVEIGAERFPEFREFLKEFVKNL, from the coding sequence ATGATAAGAAAGGCAGTAATTCCAGTGGCTGGTTTTGGGACTCGACTATTACCAATAACAAAGGCTCAACCGAAGGAGATGCTTCCAGTAGTTAATAAGCCAATAGTGCAATATGTTGTTGAAGATTTGGTAGAAGCAGGAGTAAAGGATATTTTATTTGTAACTGGGAAGGGAAAACAGGCAATAGAAAACCACTTTGACGTAAATTATGAGTTGGAGTGTAAATTAGAGAAATCTGGAAAATATGAACTTCTAAAAATTATTAAAGAAATTGATAGGTTAGGGAATATATTTTATGTAAGACAGAAAGAGCAGAAAGGTTTAGGAGATGCTATTTTGTATGGGGAGGAATTTGTTGGGGAGGAATACTTTATAGCAATGGTTGGAGATACAATTTACTCTAAAAATATTGTAAAAGATTTAATAAAAGCTCATGAAAAATACGGCTGTTCAGTTATTGCATTAGAGAGAGTTCCAAAAGAAGATGTTTATAAATATGGAGTAATTGATGGGGAAGAGATAGAAAAGGGCGTTTATAAAATAAAAAATATGGTAGAAAAACCAAAAGTTGAAGAGGCACCTTCAAATTTGATTATAACCGGGGCTTATTTATTATCTCCAAAGATATTTGAAAAAATTAGAGAAACTCCTCCTGGAAGAGGAGGAGAGATTCAGATTACAGATGCTATGAATCTACTTTTAAAAGAGGAAGATATTATAGGGGTTGAAATTAACTGTAAAAGATATGATATTGGGGACGCTCTTGGATGGTTAAAAGCAAATGTAGAAATTGGAGCTGAAAGATTCCCTGAATTTAGAGAATTCTTAAAAGAATTCGTTAAAAATTTATAA
- a CDS encoding H(2)-dependent methylenetetrahydromethanopterin dehydrogenase-related protein — translation MKVSVYGAGNQNLYINKLNLPEKFGGEPPYGGSRMAIEFAEAGHDVVLAEPNKNIMSDDLWKKVEDAGVKVVSDDVEAAKHGEIHVLFTPFGKATFRIAKTIIEHVPENAVICNTCTVSPVVLYYSLEPILRTKRKDVGISSMHPAAVPGTPQHGHYVIGGKTTDGKELATEEQIKKAVELAKSAGKEAYVVPADVSSVVADMGSLVTAVALSGVLDYYTVGRKIINAPKKMIEQQVIMTLQTMASLVETSGIEGMVKALNPELLIRSASSMKLLDRQKDLDAALEILQNLDETLKAEVEKAEIKPTTLVAAQSLVKEIKTLIGGAAAEGAIKRSARKLFEH, via the coding sequence ATGAAGGTATCCGTATATGGAGCGGGGAATCAAAATCTATACATAAATAAATTAAACCTTCCAGAAAAATTCGGTGGGGAGCCACCTTATGGCGGTTCAAGGATGGCTATTGAATTTGCTGAGGCAGGGCATGATGTTGTTTTAGCTGAACCAAATAAAAACATAATGAGTGATGATTTATGGAAAAAGGTTGAAGATGCTGGGGTTAAGGTTGTTAGTGATGATGTCGAAGCTGCAAAGCACGGGGAAATTCATGTTTTATTTACCCCTTTTGGTAAGGCAACATTTAGAATAGCAAAGACAATTATTGAACATGTTCCTGAAAATGCTGTTATTTGTAACACCTGCACTGTTTCACCTGTAGTGTTATACTACTCATTAGAACCAATATTAAGAACAAAAAGAAAGGATGTAGGAATTTCATCAATGCATCCAGCAGCTGTTCCTGGAACTCCACAACACGGACATTATGTGATTGGTGGGAAAACCACTGATGGAAAAGAATTGGCTACTGAGGAACAGATAAAAAAAGCTGTAGAGCTTGCCAAAAGTGCAGGAAAAGAGGCTTATGTTGTTCCTGCTGATGTTTCTTCAGTTGTTGCTGATATGGGGAGTTTAGTTACTGCAGTTGCTTTATCGGGAGTTCTGGACTACTATACAGTTGGAAGAAAGATTATAAATGCTCCTAAGAAGATGATTGAACAGCAAGTTATCATGACCCTACAGACAATGGCTTCTCTTGTTGAAACATCAGGTATTGAAGGGATGGTAAAGGCATTAAATCCAGAGTTATTAATAAGGAGTGCTTCATCAATGAAGTTATTAGATAGACAGAAGGATTTAGATGCTGCCTTAGAGATTCTTCAAAACTTAGATGAAACATTAAAGGCAGAAGTAGAAAAAGCAGAAATAAAACCAACAACACTTGTAGCGGCTCAATCATTAGTTAAGGAGATAAAAACTTTAATAGGAGGGGCTGCTGCAGAGGGGGCAATAAAAAGAAGTGCAAGAAAATTATTTGAGCATTAA
- a CDS encoding GTP-binding protein, whose amino-acid sequence MKKDEVKVVVIGSSDVGKTTLMENLIDKIGKVEYKGITTAIDYGSLTIKDKKIHFFGTPGQKRFEFMRELALKGTNFALVVLDASKGITKEDEEIIKLLESKKIPYGIFINKTDVGDIDTSEVYNFCNPKFIVKGCAVKKDGLDELINKIMSHT is encoded by the coding sequence ATGAAAAAAGATGAGGTTAAGGTTGTAGTTATTGGTTCAAGTGATGTTGGAAAAACAACATTAATGGAAAATTTAATTGATAAAATTGGAAAAGTTGAATACAAAGGAATTACAACAGCTATTGACTATGGTTCATTAACAATAAAAGATAAGAAGATACACTTCTTTGGGACTCCAGGGCAGAAAAGATTTGAGTTCATGAGAGAATTGGCATTAAAAGGGACTAATTTTGCTTTAGTAGTGTTGGATGCATCAAAAGGAATAACTAAAGAAGATGAAGAAATAATAAAATTATTAGAATCTAAAAAAATCCCGTACGGAATTTTTATAAATAAAACAGATGTTGGAGATATCGATACCTCCGAAGTTTATAACTTTTGCAACCCAAAATTCATTGTTAAAGGTTGTGCAGTGAAAAAAGATGGACTTGACGAACTTATAAATAAAATTATGTCCCACACATAA
- a CDS encoding roadblock/LC7 domain-containing protein — MIDRVLLELNKTEGIKGSMVVGKDGLVIASQLPGSVDAELVGAMASAAFGAAERTAAEIGMGTLEQTMIEGEHGKTLMVDAGEGILVVLTDAKVNLGLIRITMKRAAEKIKAMF; from the coding sequence ATGATTGATAGGGTTTTGTTGGAGTTGAATAAGACTGAGGGTATTAAGGGTTCTATGGTTGTTGGTAAGGATGGTTTAGTTATTGCCTCTCAATTGCCTGGGAGTGTTGATGCTGAGTTAGTTGGGGCTATGGCTTCAGCAGCATTTGGGGCTGCTGAAAGAACAGCAGCAGAAATTGGAATGGGTACTTTAGAACAAACAATGATTGAAGGAGAGCACGGTAAAACCCTAATGGTCGATGCAGGAGAGGGAATTTTAGTAGTCCTAACTGATGCGAAAGTTAATTTAGGTTTAATCAGAATAACAATGAAAAGAGCCGCAGAAAAAATAAAAGCAATGTTCTAA
- a CDS encoding PLP-dependent aminotransferase family protein encodes MILKHRRPNIYGLMNKEGNKEEVEMIINELLNRDYKITFLPSGSSAVFLSMWIAKIYSNEISIPDMGGWQGFLKFPKLLNLKNNMIETNLGIIDLEKLDESLKENSSLILTSLAGYLAPQPLKEIKKLCEEREVLFIEDISGKIGGDCGYGDIVVCSTGTPKILNCEYGGFLGISKEIEEKLGNALNDIKILSKTYKTINYFGLLKEELLNAKKTYKKYVEASKIIKDEIENAYFREFEGISVFIECDNPKNISKKINSLIKLDNRKSITTICPNYDRILKNGIVFETKKIDISELNREVINEIIIALSSIL; translated from the coding sequence ATGATTCTCAAGCATAGAAGACCAAATATATATGGATTAATGAATAAAGAGGGGAATAAAGAAGAAGTTGAGATGATAATTAACGAGTTATTAAATAGGGATTATAAAATAACGTTCCTCCCTTCAGGAAGTTCAGCAGTCTTTTTATCAATGTGGATAGCAAAAATTTATAGTAACGAGATTTCAATCCCAGATATGGGAGGTTGGCAGGGATTTTTAAAATTTCCTAAATTATTGAATCTAAAAAATAATATGATAGAAACGAATTTGGGAATTATTGATTTAGAAAAATTAGATGAAAGTTTAAAAGAAAACTCATCACTTATTTTAACATCTTTAGCTGGATATTTAGCTCCACAACCATTAAAAGAAATAAAAAAATTATGTGAGGAGAGAGAGGTTTTATTTATTGAAGATATTTCAGGAAAAATTGGAGGAGATTGTGGATATGGAGATATTGTTGTTTGCTCTACTGGAACTCCAAAGATATTAAACTGTGAATACGGTGGTTTTTTAGGAATTAGTAAAGAAATTGAAGAAAAATTAGGTAATGCTTTAAATGACATTAAAATTTTATCCAAAACATATAAAACAATAAACTATTTTGGACTTTTAAAAGAGGAGTTACTAAATGCTAAAAAAACGTATAAGAAATATGTAGAGGCATCTAAAATAATTAAAGATGAAATTGAAAATGCCTATTTTAGAGAGTTTGAGGGAATATCTGTATTTATTGAATGCGATAATCCAAAAAATATCTCTAAAAAAATAAACAGTTTAATAAAATTGGACAATAGAAAATCAATAACAACAATCTGTCCAAACTATGATAGAATTTTAAAAAATGGGATTGTATTTGAAACAAAGAAAATTGATATCTCTGAATTGAACAGAGAAGTTATCAATGAAATTATTATAGCATTAAGCTCTATTTTATAA